The following are encoded together in the Triticum dicoccoides isolate Atlit2015 ecotype Zavitan chromosome 6B, WEW_v2.0, whole genome shotgun sequence genome:
- the LOC119320446 gene encoding uncharacterized protein LOC119320446, giving the protein MKLPELPWMFLPSSSTPMFFEPVTRCLHKIWLPAALKSGRLCGSRGPWVFISTKDPEPQFTLYNLCNGEKRGRIDLPLTILDKQGVTRCARVEMAALSLPPSTAGYTVAAVVHIGQSLDYTIATWEFKEDHWTEIGSAADRVLDILFYQGSFHFLTSNEDLIRLVPEGPSFRMLRYHVELRSSKPLDDLYEAQDGTMLRRYLVESTAGHLLFAVKKTHCSKRTVDIKVFRLSVDDAGQATWVHYKNTAGEMIYLGQASSISCVTQSEPTIHFLDDRLVKSEDEADRYHRRDMGGLRPHVLQVSWYSYRTPNEESRFSYRAPDDIGATDVPTPVWCEPQSDGSTM; this is encoded by the coding sequence ATGAAGCTGCCAGAACTGCCGTGGATGTTCCTTCCTTCAAGCAGCACTCCGATGTTTTTCGAACCTGTGACTCGGTGCCTGCACAAGATCTGGCTTCCGGCTGCACTTAAGAGTGGGCGGCTGTGTGGGTCACGGGGGCCATGGGTATTCATCAGTACTAAGGACCCGGAGCCACAATTCACTCTATACAACCTATGCAATGGAGAGAAGAGGGGTCGCATTGACCTGCCGTTGACGATACTGGACAAGCAAGGGGTGACTCGCTGCGCCAGGGTTGAGATGGCAGCCCTCTCACTCCCCCCTTCAACCGCTGGGTACACGGTGGCTGCCGTGGTACACATTGGCCAATCCCTTGATTACACCATAGCGACGTGGGAGTTCAAGGAGGATCACTGGACCGAGATTGGGAGTGCAGCAGACAGGGTGCTGGACATTTTGTTCTATCAGGGCTCCTTCCACTTCCTCACGTCCAATGAAGATCTCATCAGGCTTGTTCCGGAGGGCCCCTCCTTCAGAATGCTGAGGTATCATGTTGAGTTACGCTCGAGCAAACCGCTGGATGATCTCTATGAAGCTCAGGATGGTACCATGCTGAGGAGGTACCTGGTGGAGTCCACAGCAGGACATCTTCTGTTTGCCGTGAAGAAGACTCATTGTAGCAAGAGGACGGTTGATATCAAAGTTTTCCGTCTGTCTGTTGACGATGCCGGCCAGGCCACATGGGTCCACTACAAGAACACAGCGGGTGAAATGATTTACCTAGGTCAGGCTTCTTCCATATCATGTGTCACTCAGTCTGAGCCCACTATCCATTTTCTTGATGACCGTCTGGTGAAGAGCGAGGATGAGGCGGATCGCTACCACAGGAGGGACATGGGAGGGTTGCGACCCCATGTCCTCCAGGTTAGTTGGTACAGTTACCGAACACCAAACGAGGAATCCAGGTTCAGCTATCGAGCACCAGATGACATAGGAGCGACTGACGTACCAACACCGGTTTGGTGCGAGCCCCAGTCTGATGGATCTACCATGTGA